In Papaver somniferum cultivar HN1 chromosome 1, ASM357369v1, whole genome shotgun sequence, a genomic segment contains:
- the LOC113360230 gene encoding F-box protein PP2-B10-like, whose amino-acid sequence MERAEKEEADINNLERLPEGCISDILSLTTPADVCRSSLVSTLFKSAADSDALWEKFLPADYQEIISRALHPFSSAAVPKKDLYYRLCDEPLLIDDGFKSFQLEKSSGKKCIMIGAKEVDNPSWHWLAHPGSRFPTVVVLQRVSRFEICGKLDARLLSPKTLYAAYLEERHLYLILDGGGGQHFAQERGDGWMEVEMGYFYYEGLEDNEDGQVHMSVLETEGLIARCGLIVQGIEVRPKVDTQILL is encoded by the exons ATGGAAAGAGCAGAGAAAGAAGAGGCAGATATAAACAATCTGGAAAGATTACCAGAAGGATGTATATCTGACATCCTATCTCTGACAACACCTGCAGATGTGTGCAGGTCTAGTCTAGTCTCAACTCTTTTTAAATCTGCTGCTGATTCAGATGCTCTCTGGGAGAAATTTCTACCGGCCGATTATCAAGAGATTATTTCTAGAGCATTACATCCTTTTTCATCAGCTGCAGTACCTAAGAAAGACTTATATTATCGGCTATGCGATGAGCCGCTTCTCATTGATGATGGTTTTAAGAGCTTTCAGTTGGAAAAATCTAGTGGAAAGAAATGTATCATGATCGGAGCAAAGGAGGTTGACAATCCTTCTTGGCATTGGCTAGCTCACCCTGGCTCCAGGTTTCCTACGGTGGTTGTACTTCAGCGTGTATCCCGGTTTGAAATCTGTGGGAAGCTTGATGCCAGATTGTTATCACCAAAGACCTTGTATGCAGCTTACCT CGAGGAGAGACATCTCTACTTGATTCTAGACGGTGGCGGGGGTCAACACTTTGCACAGGAGAGAGGAGATGGCTGGATGGAGGTTGAGATGGGTTATTTCTATTACGAAGGACTAGAAGACAACGAGGATGGGCAGGTGCATATGTCTGTGCTTGAGACTGAGGGCTTAATTGCCAGGTGCGGCCTTATTGTCCAAGGGATAGAAGTTAGACCCAAGGTGGACACACAAATCCTACTGTAA